A portion of the Fibrobacter sp. genome contains these proteins:
- a CDS encoding Hpt domain-containing protein translates to MISIGSLKAFGANTEEGLARCMGNEALYLKLVGVMLADKNFDKLRSAIESGNLDEAFEAAHALKGALGNLALTPLYEKAASLTEFLRNRAEADYGGLVSDLLASRDSLL, encoded by the coding sequence ATGATTTCCATAGGATCCCTGAAAGCCTTTGGGGCAAATACCGAAGAAGGGCTTGCCCGCTGCATGGGAAACGAGGCCCTTTACCTGAAACTCGTGGGCGTCATGCTTGCCGACAAGAACTTCGACAAACTCAGGAGCGCCATCGAAAGCGGGAACTTGGACGAAGCCTTCGAAGCGGCCCACGCCCTGAAAGGTGCCCTCGGGAACCTCGCCCTCACGCCACTGTACGAAAAGGCAGCCTCCTTGACGGAATTCCTAAGGAACCGAGCCGAAGCGGACTACGGGGGGCTGGTTTCGGACCTGCTCGCTTCAAGAGACTCGCTTTTATAG
- a CDS encoding ankyrin repeat domain-containing protein has translation MNKKILGLCAMGLLAAGLTACNDTMDPNDPQSVRKYLTKQKIAFTPNQFVSYAVNSDTAKMTLFLQASMEIDAAADNGNNAVAIAANKGNVMVLNYLFDHGAKANVRNGNGEQVIDNAVMMGNKEVVTLLLAQLKKEGVDVQNLGTAVTIAAKTGKVDMLELLADAGAPLEVKSPDGYYPIHLTVKGGHYDAMMFLIKKGVDVNVKCGQGYSVMDWAKNEGYTRLIKELKKAGAKNTAAYTKEFGK, from the coding sequence ATGAACAAAAAAATCCTTGGATTGTGCGCTATGGGCCTGCTGGCAGCAGGCCTTACCGCCTGTAACGATACGATGGACCCCAACGATCCCCAGTCCGTGCGTAAGTACCTGACGAAGCAGAAAATCGCCTTTACGCCGAACCAGTTCGTGTCTTATGCGGTGAACAGCGATACCGCCAAGATGACCTTGTTCTTGCAGGCTTCTATGGAAATTGACGCCGCCGCCGACAACGGCAACAACGCCGTGGCCATCGCCGCCAACAAGGGCAACGTGATGGTGCTGAACTATTTGTTCGACCACGGTGCCAAGGCCAATGTTCGTAACGGCAATGGCGAGCAGGTGATTGACAACGCCGTGATGATGGGCAACAAGGAAGTGGTGACCCTGCTTCTGGCCCAGCTCAAGAAAGAAGGCGTAGATGTGCAGAACCTGGGCACGGCCGTGACCATTGCCGCCAAGACTGGCAAGGTGGACATGTTGGAACTGCTGGCCGACGCTGGCGCCCCTCTCGAGGTCAAGAGCCCTGATGGTTATTATCCGATTCACCTGACGGTGAAGGGCGGTCACTACGACGCCATGATGTTCCTTATCAAGAAGGGCGTAGATGTGAACGTAAAGTGCGGCCAGGGCTACTCCGTGATGGACTGGGCCAAGAACGAAGGCTACACCCGCCTGATCAAGGAACTGAAAAAGGCCGGCGCCAAGAACACTGCCGCCTACACAAAGGAATTCGGAAAGTAA
- a CDS encoding EAL domain-containing protein has translation MKKFRQNRTIKRNVLIVDDEIVNREILGNILSTEYSVSYADNAEHALKILAGADSDFSLVLLDLLMPVMDGFAFLQRRSEDETLKRIPVIVMTSEKESEVRSLKLGAADFIKKPFDLPEVVLARCERIIELFEDKNLIKQTERDAVTGLYTQDYFFEYIRQIEHWDSDTCRDALVIDIERFHLVNEFCGRPFGDLLLSKIAEALEKELPSMRAIACRSNADTFYIYAAHQEGYRNVYDAIQSVLADFKMNNIRIRCGLWENVAKDVEAEAWFDRAKIACDQIRGDYTRSIARYDSEIHARQVFEETLIHDLPEAIANKDLKVYYQPKYNIEGDSPRLSSAEALIRWIHPKLGFINPGDFIPLFESNGLIQKVDNFVWNEAAIQIRKWKEQYGITVPVSVNVSRIDILDPTLEAKLDGILKENGLSSEEYLLEITESAYSENAKRLIEMVENLRRKGFRIEMDDFGSGYSSLNMITSLPIDILKIDMSFIRNMEKDKRNMKLVELVTDIAKFLNVPTVAEGVETDSQLNTLKKMGCQIIQGYYFSKPVAPQEFAQFIEKELERRKGA, from the coding sequence ATGAAGAAATTTCGACAGAACAGGACCATCAAGAGAAACGTTCTCATTGTAGACGACGAGATTGTCAACCGGGAAATCCTCGGAAACATTCTCTCTACGGAGTACTCGGTAAGTTACGCCGACAATGCGGAGCATGCCCTGAAAATCCTTGCAGGGGCCGACTCGGACTTTTCGCTGGTGCTTCTGGACTTGCTCATGCCCGTCATGGACGGTTTCGCTTTCCTGCAAAGGCGTTCCGAAGATGAAACGCTCAAGCGCATTCCTGTCATCGTGATGACCTCGGAAAAGGAATCCGAGGTACGGAGCCTGAAACTGGGAGCCGCCGACTTTATCAAGAAACCCTTCGACCTGCCCGAGGTGGTACTTGCCCGCTGTGAACGAATCATCGAACTGTTCGAGGACAAGAACCTCATCAAGCAGACCGAAAGGGATGCCGTGACAGGGCTATACACCCAGGACTACTTCTTCGAATACATCCGCCAGATCGAGCACTGGGACAGCGACACCTGCCGGGACGCCCTGGTCATCGACATCGAGCGGTTCCACCTGGTCAACGAATTCTGCGGAAGGCCCTTTGGAGACCTGTTGCTTTCCAAGATTGCTGAAGCACTGGAAAAGGAACTTCCGTCCATGAGAGCCATTGCCTGCCGGTCAAACGCAGACACGTTCTACATTTACGCCGCCCACCAGGAGGGCTACAGGAACGTTTACGACGCTATCCAGAGCGTGCTCGCCGACTTCAAGATGAACAACATACGCATACGCTGCGGGCTCTGGGAAAATGTGGCCAAGGACGTAGAGGCGGAAGCGTGGTTCGACCGGGCAAAGATTGCCTGCGACCAGATTCGCGGGGATTACACCCGTTCCATTGCTCGCTACGACAGCGAAATCCACGCAAGGCAGGTCTTCGAGGAAACACTCATCCACGACTTGCCCGAAGCTATTGCCAACAAGGACCTGAAGGTCTATTATCAGCCAAAGTACAATATCGAAGGGGACTCCCCAAGGCTTTCCAGTGCCGAAGCGCTAATCCGCTGGATTCACCCGAAGCTCGGGTTTATCAACCCTGGAGACTTTATCCCGCTTTTCGAATCCAACGGGCTTATCCAGAAAGTGGACAACTTTGTCTGGAACGAGGCAGCCATCCAGATTCGCAAATGGAAAGAACAGTATGGAATCACCGTGCCCGTTTCGGTGAACGTATCCCGCATCGACATCCTGGACCCAACTCTCGAAGCCAAGCTGGACGGCATTCTCAAGGAAAACGGGCTCTCTTCCGAAGAATACCTGCTGGAAATCACCGAAAGTGCCTATTCTGAAAACGCCAAGAGGTTAATCGAAATGGTGGAGAACCTGCGCAGGAAGGGCTTCCGCATCGAAATGGACGATTTCGGCTCCGGGTACTCCTCCCTCAACATGATAACGAGCCTCCCCATCGATATTTTGAAAATCGACATGTCGTTTATCCGCAACATGGAAAAGGACAAACGGAACATGAAGCTTGTAGAACTGGTCACCGACATCGCCAAGTTCCTGAACGTGCCCACCGTGGCCGAAGGCGTAGAGACCGATTCCCAGCTGAACACTCTGAAAAAGATGGGCTGCCAGATTATCCAGGGGTACTACTTCTCGAAGCCCGTGGCTCCACAAGAATTCGCGCAGTTCATCGAGAAGGAACTTGAACGCAGGAAGGGCGCATGA